A genomic segment from Actinoplanes sichuanensis encodes:
- a CDS encoding MarR family winged helix-turn-helix transcriptional regulator, with the protein MTSRRPDLAAMIGPLGRTLLALEAPILEAHGLAMWAYAVLLNLDSEPVRTQNALADAIGADKTRIIRILDDLAARGLIERRPDPTDRRVRLLSITAEGRRLRDATQTAIQAAENDLLDRLTPTERETFLTILQKLV; encoded by the coding sequence GTGACCAGCCGGCGGCCCGACCTAGCGGCGATGATCGGCCCGCTCGGCCGCACCCTGCTCGCCCTCGAAGCGCCCATCCTCGAGGCGCACGGCCTGGCCATGTGGGCGTATGCGGTGCTGCTCAACCTCGACTCCGAGCCGGTCCGCACCCAGAACGCGCTGGCCGACGCGATCGGCGCCGACAAGACCCGGATCATCCGGATCCTCGACGACCTCGCCGCCCGGGGCCTGATCGAGCGCCGCCCGGACCCGACCGACCGCCGGGTGCGGCTGCTGTCCATCACCGCCGAGGGGCGCCGCCTGCGCGACGCCACCCAGACGGCCATCCAGGCCGCCGAGAACGACCTGCTCGACCGCCTGACCCCGACGGAACGCGAGACGTTCCTGACGATCCTGCAAAAACTCGTCTAG
- a CDS encoding TIGR03086 family metal-binding protein, which translates to MLTDFPRLLDLDRRAVTLSVDLIAPVTAADLTRPTPCTGWDLADLIAHMTAQHRGFAAAAAGRGADPQPWQPVPVADPITAYRQAAADVQAAFATAEDTAFTIPEFGPRTFPARMALSFHLVDYVVHAWDVAAARGVPFEPAPELIPAALPIALAVPDDDRRLSPQAPFRPAVSVTATATPLEKLLATLGRDPAWPGPAK; encoded by the coding sequence ATGCTTACTGATTTTCCGCGGCTCCTCGACCTCGACCGCCGGGCCGTCACCCTCAGCGTCGACCTGATCGCCCCGGTGACCGCCGCCGACCTGACCCGCCCGACCCCGTGCACCGGCTGGGACCTGGCCGACCTGATCGCCCACATGACCGCCCAGCACCGGGGATTCGCCGCGGCCGCCGCCGGCCGGGGCGCCGACCCGCAACCGTGGCAGCCGGTACCCGTCGCCGACCCGATCACCGCCTACCGCCAGGCCGCCGCGGACGTGCAGGCCGCGTTCGCCACCGCCGAGGACACGGCGTTCACCATTCCCGAGTTCGGTCCGCGGACCTTCCCGGCACGGATGGCGCTGAGCTTCCACCTGGTCGACTACGTGGTGCACGCCTGGGACGTGGCGGCCGCACGCGGGGTGCCGTTCGAACCCGCGCCGGAACTGATCCCGGCCGCCCTGCCGATCGCGCTCGCGGTGCCCGACGACGACCGGCGCCTGTCACCGCAGGCACCGTTCCGGCCCGCGGTGTCGGTCACAGCGACGGCGACCCCGCTGGAGAAGCTGCTGGCCACGCTGGGTCGGGACCCGGCCTGGCCGGGTCCGGCGAAGTAA
- a CDS encoding TraR/DksA family transcriptional regulator encodes MSTNIDNRFAVVQAALTDELDRQTARLKELTEMNADTGDPGESHTQDALLAATRRSVEQVSGALRRIADGAYGQCEGCAGAIPAERLEVLPHARFCVPCQQKQVG; translated from the coding sequence GTGAGTACGAACATCGACAATCGCTTCGCGGTGGTGCAGGCTGCACTGACCGACGAGTTGGACCGGCAGACGGCCCGGCTCAAGGAACTCACCGAAATGAACGCCGACACCGGCGATCCCGGTGAGTCACACACCCAGGATGCTCTGCTCGCCGCCACCCGACGTAGCGTGGAGCAGGTGTCCGGGGCGTTGCGGCGAATCGCCGACGGCGCCTACGGGCAGTGTGAGGGGTGCGCGGGGGCCATCCCGGCGGAGCGGCTAGAGGTCTTGCCGCACGCGCGGTTCTGTGTTCCGTGCCAGCAGAAGCAGGTTGGGTGA
- a CDS encoding rod shape-determining protein produces the protein MASAIAVDLGSDIAGVWTERQGVVSGRCDGAGPLIRRGRVVDFDGCVAMLSQLVGTFALPVPSGGVVVACRPVLASGDDQETTKRVLKAVFEPSRLLLIDSARAAAIGAGATAGMLLVADVGAELTEVAVLDYGRVVEARRTEIGTRDLGGDVTIQVIADQIAAHVDSLDVAPPENGLLLVGDGALHPGLVEAVAARLGILVERAADPRTAALNGAGKAAMSLLRHPGAR, from the coding sequence ATGGCCTCGGCGATCGCTGTCGATCTGGGCAGTGACATCGCAGGTGTGTGGACCGAACGGCAGGGCGTGGTCAGTGGCCGGTGCGATGGCGCCGGTCCGCTGATCCGCCGGGGCCGGGTGGTCGACTTCGACGGTTGTGTGGCCATGCTGTCCCAACTGGTCGGCACGTTCGCGCTGCCCGTGCCGTCGGGCGGCGTGGTGGTGGCGTGCCGTCCGGTCCTGGCCTCCGGCGACGATCAGGAGACCACCAAGCGGGTGCTGAAGGCGGTGTTCGAGCCGTCCCGGTTACTGCTGATCGACAGTGCCCGGGCGGCCGCGATAGGCGCCGGCGCGACGGCCGGGATGCTGCTGGTCGCCGACGTCGGCGCGGAGCTGACCGAGGTCGCGGTGCTCGACTACGGTCGGGTCGTGGAGGCCCGCCGCACCGAGATCGGCACCCGTGACCTGGGCGGCGACGTGACGATCCAGGTGATCGCCGACCAGATCGCGGCGCACGTCGACAGTCTGGACGTCGCTCCGCCGGAGAACGGGCTGCTGCTGGTCGGTGACGGCGCTCTGCATCCGGGACTGGTCGAGGCGGTCGCCGCCCGGCTCGGCATCCTGGTGGAGCGGGCGGCCGATCCGCGGACCGCCGCGTTGAACGGCGCCGGCAAGGCGGCTATGTCATTGCTGCGACATCCCGGCGCCCGGTGA
- a CDS encoding Dyp-type peroxidase encodes MTATVPAALASADTTGEPLLALDDIQAHIVPGFPDTDQRFVGLRLPDGDRSGDAARAMLRELTPLVTSARAGLRHRALRRTTGAAGDGVAAAVALSARCLRALGHPELAAVDEALGVGMAERRSLRDPAPKNWAVGAPGAEIDILVILAADDETQLAVAEAPLLDPGHGLTVVHRESARRLPGDIEHFGFRDGISQPSLRGLVDADTPLAARHPMPPMPDGRAYARPGDVLLWPGQFLFGLPRQSSTSATRPADPRRVPDLARNGSLLVYRKLAQDVAAFRGDTAAMASALSVEPGTLRAWLVGRRPDGSPLSRDETDPGPGELNHFGYDDDVPPGAGVRGARADPDGARCPLAAHIRKVNPRDQETEQGIQQNTLTMMILRRGIPYGPLYEDAPDAERGLLFLCYQTDLARQFELLAQRWANRTDRPRQGLPNGLDMIIGRTRPGDPRQAPLPAGTVSTMVDYVTPQGGAYLFTPSIPALRALSEG; translated from the coding sequence GTGACCGCCACCGTCCCGGCCGCGCTCGCGAGCGCCGACACCACGGGTGAACCACTGCTGGCCCTGGACGACATCCAGGCCCACATCGTGCCCGGCTTCCCCGACACCGACCAGCGGTTCGTCGGCCTGCGCCTGCCCGACGGCGACCGGTCGGGCGACGCCGCCCGGGCGATGCTGCGGGAGCTGACGCCGCTGGTCACGTCGGCCCGGGCCGGGCTCCGGCATCGGGCGTTGCGGCGCACGACGGGCGCGGCCGGCGACGGTGTGGCGGCCGCGGTCGCGTTGTCGGCCCGCTGCCTGCGGGCACTCGGCCATCCCGAACTGGCCGCCGTCGACGAGGCCCTCGGTGTCGGCATGGCCGAACGCCGGAGCCTGCGCGACCCGGCTCCGAAGAACTGGGCGGTCGGCGCCCCCGGTGCGGAGATCGACATCCTGGTGATCCTGGCCGCCGACGACGAGACGCAGCTCGCCGTCGCCGAGGCACCGCTGCTGGACCCCGGCCACGGCCTGACCGTCGTCCATCGGGAGTCCGCGCGACGGCTGCCCGGCGACATCGAGCACTTCGGGTTCCGGGACGGGATCAGCCAGCCCAGCCTGCGCGGACTGGTCGACGCCGACACCCCGCTGGCGGCCCGCCATCCGATGCCGCCGATGCCCGACGGACGGGCCTACGCCCGCCCCGGTGACGTCCTGCTCTGGCCGGGGCAGTTCCTGTTCGGCCTACCCCGGCAGAGCAGCACGTCGGCGACCCGGCCGGCCGACCCGCGCCGGGTGCCGGACCTGGCCCGCAACGGTTCCCTGCTGGTCTACCGCAAGCTGGCCCAGGACGTGGCGGCGTTCCGCGGCGACACCGCGGCGATGGCGTCGGCGCTGTCGGTCGAGCCCGGGACGCTGCGGGCCTGGCTGGTCGGCCGCCGACCGGACGGTTCGCCGCTGTCGCGCGACGAGACCGACCCCGGGCCGGGCGAGCTGAACCACTTCGGGTACGACGACGACGTCCCGCCGGGTGCCGGGGTGCGAGGGGCACGGGCCGACCCGGACGGCGCCAGGTGTCCCCTGGCGGCCCACATCCGCAAGGTGAACCCCCGCGACCAGGAGACCGAGCAGGGCATCCAGCAGAACACGCTGACCATGATGATCCTGCGGCGCGGCATCCCGTACGGCCCGCTCTACGAGGACGCTCCGGACGCCGAACGTGGCCTGCTGTTCCTGTGCTACCAGACCGACCTGGCCCGCCAGTTCGAACTGCTGGCGCAACGCTGGGCCAACCGGACCGACCGGCCCCGGCAGGGCCTCCCGAACGGCCTCGACATGATCATCGGCCGCACCCGGCCGGGCGACCCCCGACAGGCCCCGCTCCCGGCCGGAACGGTCTCCACCATGGTCGACTACGTGACCCCGCAGGGCGGCGCCTACCTGTTCACCCCGTCGATTCCGGCCCTGCGGGCCCTGTCCGAAGGGTGA
- a CDS encoding M48 family metalloprotease translates to MKMTDQALRALVVAAETAHGLGEKPVNSYHLLVGLSAADGGARHAMGLDSERLRGVGAVRVYMTAADVVERARVDGSDRTTTTELLRAVLDIDEGAAALLRDAGSDTTALAAALDGHRTCCGESGDGDIRVALGEIGSRAEVLPGRGRAVARAIANLLAYLLLGVVVLAVTWETSGPEMVVAVAGVAFLLRLGVAALVARRRLGRALAGIPAMTAGPDELRSLRAALGLRELEIRVHPGATVDRCHRWRGRGWVVVSEVLDAQPEALRFVLWHEMAHLARRDGPIRAMCAAVLIGLGTGALLSFDLRAMLVVAVGGLLVTVASYWWSESACDRIAVRQAGPAGMRAWADLMGSGSRWGWLTHPPTAWRIRAARAR, encoded by the coding sequence ATGAAGATGACCGACCAGGCGCTTCGGGCGCTCGTGGTTGCGGCGGAGACCGCCCACGGGCTGGGGGAGAAGCCGGTCAACAGTTATCACCTGCTCGTCGGGCTCAGTGCGGCCGACGGCGGGGCCAGGCATGCGATGGGGTTGGACTCCGAGCGGCTTCGGGGCGTCGGTGCGGTGCGTGTCTACATGACGGCGGCCGACGTCGTCGAACGGGCCCGCGTGGACGGCAGTGATCGCACGACCACGACGGAACTGCTTCGGGCGGTTCTCGACATCGACGAGGGTGCGGCTGCTCTGCTGCGAGACGCGGGCTCCGACACGACCGCGCTGGCCGCGGCGCTGGACGGGCACCGGACCTGCTGCGGGGAGAGCGGTGACGGCGACATCCGGGTCGCGCTCGGGGAGATCGGTTCGCGTGCCGAGGTGCTGCCCGGGCGCGGCCGGGCGGTCGCCCGCGCGATCGCGAACCTGCTTGCGTACCTCCTCCTCGGGGTTGTCGTTCTGGCCGTGACCTGGGAGACGTCCGGCCCGGAGATGGTGGTGGCGGTCGCCGGCGTGGCGTTCCTTCTTCGGCTCGGCGTCGCGGCGCTGGTGGCGCGGCGCAGGCTGGGCCGTGCGCTCGCGGGGATTCCGGCCATGACGGCCGGGCCGGACGAGCTGCGGTCGTTGCGGGCCGCGCTGGGGCTCCGGGAACTGGAGATCCGGGTGCATCCGGGTGCGACAGTCGATCGTTGCCACCGGTGGCGCGGGCGCGGCTGGGTGGTCGTCTCGGAGGTGCTCGATGCGCAGCCGGAGGCGTTGCGGTTCGTGCTGTGGCACGAGATGGCGCACCTGGCCCGCCGCGACGGGCCGATCCGGGCGATGTGTGCCGCCGTCCTCATCGGCCTCGGTACGGGTGCGCTCCTCAGTTTCGATCTCCGGGCGATGCTGGTCGTCGCGGTGGGCGGGCTGCTGGTGACGGTGGCCTCGTACTGGTGGTCGGAGTCGGCCTGTGACCGGATCGCGGTCCGGCAGGCCGGTCCGGCGGGCATGCGCGCCTGGGCGGACCTGATGGGCTCGGGGTCGCGGTGGGGATGGCTGACCCATCCGCCGACCGCCTGGCGCATCCGGGCCGCCCGGGCGCGATGA
- a CDS encoding PD-(D/E)XK nuclease family protein, translating into MIGDEQRLRELTAEWNSIDRSQVTAWESRVAALSQEAAAIRAAGRWRTGKRTLMEVLGDHRLETRLVTCLAWVLRPEEHHGLGDQVVRGFFEKLGLPFDEAARVRVTVEESRYTADGVQTRADLVVRVGRSCVLVEAKFNAKQHGDQCERLAELWAPEAATLVFLARDGHERDAPAGWSTLTWRDIAGLMAPLPPGSSAGARDLWETLDGGGLAMPDEKTKFYLRHWSQIQEWASLRGEAVKEIGAAAQRGAEGVDPAILAAAESEWFTVGSSQTFELTRSSWRLGAFRATIALQWTEAGLLVDGDSTWPYVGVRIESANRFTKDRLASRLTERLRTPAVQLGWTHSQLSQGWLWWRFVTPVGSDEDLESLAEGCRTALEDGWRELSGPIDEVFAAETTGGDEGDVGSGPG; encoded by the coding sequence GTGATCGGCGACGAACAGCGGCTTCGAGAACTGACCGCTGAGTGGAACTCGATCGATCGTTCGCAGGTCACGGCCTGGGAGAGCCGGGTGGCCGCGTTGTCCCAGGAAGCGGCCGCGATCAGGGCGGCCGGGCGGTGGCGGACCGGAAAACGGACGTTGATGGAGGTCCTCGGAGATCATCGGCTCGAGACCAGACTCGTCACCTGCCTGGCGTGGGTTCTGCGGCCGGAGGAGCACCACGGCCTGGGCGACCAGGTGGTGCGCGGGTTTTTCGAGAAGCTCGGCCTGCCGTTCGACGAGGCGGCCCGGGTTCGGGTGACGGTGGAGGAGAGCCGGTACACGGCGGACGGCGTCCAGACCCGAGCGGATCTCGTTGTTCGTGTCGGCCGGTCCTGTGTCCTGGTCGAGGCGAAGTTCAATGCCAAGCAGCACGGCGACCAGTGCGAGCGGCTCGCCGAGCTCTGGGCGCCCGAGGCGGCCACGCTCGTGTTCCTGGCCAGGGACGGACATGAGCGGGACGCCCCGGCCGGCTGGAGCACCCTGACCTGGCGGGACATCGCCGGGCTGATGGCACCGTTGCCGCCCGGCTCGTCGGCCGGAGCGAGGGATCTCTGGGAAACGCTCGACGGTGGAGGACTGGCGATGCCTGACGAGAAGACGAAGTTCTATCTGCGCCACTGGAGCCAGATCCAGGAGTGGGCGTCGCTGCGCGGCGAGGCGGTGAAGGAGATCGGGGCCGCGGCGCAACGCGGTGCGGAGGGTGTCGACCCCGCGATCCTGGCTGCGGCCGAGTCGGAATGGTTCACCGTCGGGAGCAGCCAGACATTCGAGCTGACCCGGTCGTCCTGGCGGCTCGGTGCGTTTCGGGCGACGATCGCGTTGCAATGGACCGAGGCCGGTCTGTTGGTGGACGGCGACTCCACGTGGCCGTATGTCGGTGTGCGGATCGAATCGGCGAATCGCTTCACGAAGGACCGGTTGGCGAGCCGACTGACCGAACGACTCAGGACGCCGGCCGTGCAGCTCGGCTGGACGCACTCCCAGTTGTCGCAGGGATGGTTGTGGTGGCGGTTCGTCACACCGGTCGGATCCGACGAGGATCTGGAGAGTCTTGCCGAGGGCTGCCGGACCGCGCTGGAGGACGGCTGGCGGGAGTTGTCCGGCCCGATCGACGAGGTGTTCGCGGCCGAGACGACCGGCGGGGACGAGGGGGACGTCGGCTCGGGGCCGGGCTGA
- a CDS encoding class I SAM-dependent methyltransferase translates to MSNRALTFGAVAETYERFRPGYPDELFDLVAGYADRPLQRALEIGAGTGKATRLFASHGVAVVATEPDPDMLAELRKHVPEQVSPVRAAFEDVRTVESFDLVFAAASLHWTKPEGRWPRVAGWLAPGGVFASFGGPIRLADPTIEEAVRAARAPFLDSDEVPSPDGTPEGEAMQWPGTELRQSPYFTDVRQHVLPRRSTMTAADFVGHLSTISAYLELPPPTRAEVFRRIENTLPATVELIADIFVHLARRV, encoded by the coding sequence ATGTCGAATCGTGCGCTGACGTTCGGCGCGGTGGCGGAAACCTATGAACGGTTCCGTCCCGGCTATCCGGATGAGCTGTTCGATCTCGTCGCCGGTTACGCGGACCGGCCGCTGCAACGGGCCCTGGAGATCGGCGCGGGGACCGGCAAGGCGACCCGGCTGTTCGCGAGCCACGGGGTCGCTGTGGTAGCCACCGAACCTGATCCTGACATGCTTGCTGAGCTGCGTAAACACGTCCCGGAGCAGGTGTCGCCGGTGCGCGCGGCATTCGAGGACGTCCGTACCGTGGAAAGCTTCGATCTGGTTTTCGCCGCCGCTTCTCTGCACTGGACGAAACCGGAGGGTCGGTGGCCACGGGTCGCCGGATGGCTGGCGCCGGGCGGGGTTTTCGCGTCGTTCGGCGGGCCGATCCGACTGGCCGATCCGACGATCGAGGAGGCGGTCCGGGCGGCCCGGGCGCCGTTCCTGGACTCCGACGAGGTCCCGTCACCGGACGGCACTCCGGAGGGCGAGGCCATGCAATGGCCCGGCACCGAGCTGCGGCAGTCGCCGTACTTCACCGACGTGCGACAGCATGTGCTCCCACGCCGATCGACGATGACCGCCGCCGATTTCGTCGGCCACCTGTCCACCATCTCGGCATATCTGGAACTGCCGCCGCCGACGCGTGCCGAGGTCTTCCGCCGGATCGAGAACACCCTTCCGGCCACCGTCGAATTGATCGCCGACATCTTCGTCCACCTCGCCCGCCGAGTCTGA
- a CDS encoding glycosyltransferase family 39 protein, with the protein MTPVGWKARLRASAIAASPAIGLYLLIRLTSLEVMYVLGSHAHALDPDRDVYPDGTIGNQWRGFTSFWDALVSWDGRWYTKIAGSGLGGPVGAVDEDGVPYELRLAFFPLYPFLARPLTYLPFISPATACMIVSFVSAIAAAWGLYLIGRHVRGHRVGLMLVAVWAVAPAAMTQNGAFTESLFTALAAWALYAVLKERWLIAGLLAGLSGLSRPTATALIGTVALAALVAVIQRRGGWRPYAAIALAPAGLLAYFAFAAARLGGFDKYTSIHDNTFGARFDYGENTWNMSTDILFGVDGDNADKPIRVLSLLIIVAFVVMFALLVPRAPWPLTVFAAAMLILATLSHTHMSMAGRHLLPAFPILLVPAFLLAKMSNRDLWIVLGAISLLSGWYAGWLPFISGQAI; encoded by the coding sequence GTGACCCCGGTCGGCTGGAAGGCGCGGCTGCGTGCCTCGGCGATCGCCGCGTCGCCCGCGATCGGCCTGTACCTGTTGATCCGGCTGACCAGCCTCGAAGTGATGTACGTGCTGGGCAGCCACGCGCACGCGCTGGACCCGGACCGCGACGTCTATCCGGACGGGACGATCGGCAACCAGTGGCGCGGGTTCACCTCGTTCTGGGACGCGCTCGTGTCGTGGGACGGGCGCTGGTACACCAAGATCGCCGGCAGTGGGCTGGGCGGGCCGGTCGGCGCGGTCGACGAGGACGGAGTGCCGTACGAGTTGCGGCTGGCGTTCTTCCCGCTCTACCCGTTCCTGGCGCGGCCTCTGACGTACCTCCCCTTCATCTCGCCGGCCACCGCCTGCATGATCGTGTCCTTCGTGTCGGCCATCGCGGCCGCCTGGGGTCTCTACCTGATCGGACGGCACGTCCGCGGGCACCGGGTCGGCCTCATGCTGGTCGCGGTGTGGGCGGTGGCGCCCGCCGCGATGACGCAGAACGGCGCGTTCACCGAGTCGCTGTTCACCGCGCTGGCCGCCTGGGCGCTGTACGCGGTGCTCAAGGAACGCTGGCTGATCGCCGGTCTGCTGGCCGGGCTCAGCGGCCTGAGCCGGCCGACCGCGACCGCCCTGATCGGCACGGTCGCCCTGGCCGCCCTGGTCGCGGTCATCCAACGCAGAGGCGGCTGGCGGCCGTACGCGGCGATCGCGCTCGCACCGGCCGGGCTGCTCGCCTACTTCGCGTTCGCCGCCGCACGGCTGGGCGGTTTCGACAAGTACACCAGCATTCACGACAACACGTTCGGCGCCCGTTTCGACTACGGCGAGAACACCTGGAACATGTCCACCGACATCCTCTTCGGCGTCGACGGGGACAACGCCGACAAGCCGATCCGGGTGCTGTCGCTGCTCATCATCGTCGCGTTCGTGGTGATGTTCGCGCTGCTGGTGCCGCGCGCACCGTGGCCGTTGACGGTGTTCGCGGCGGCGATGCTGATTTTGGCCACCCTGTCGCACACGCACATGTCGATGGCCGGGCGGCATCTGCTGCCCGCGTTCCCGATACTGCTGGTTCCGGCGTTCCTGCTGGCCAAGATGTCCAACCGGGACCTGTGGATCGTGCTGGGCGCGATCTCGCTGTTGTCCGGCTGGTATGCGGGCTGGCTGCCGTTCATCTCCGGACAGGCGATCTGA
- a CDS encoding uridine kinase family protein, translated as MPDDDTASMRLHPGEPEATGWRVTPLAAIVDRLRAASPGVGGRPRVVAIDGRGGSGKTTLADRLVAAVPDSAVVHTDDIAWHHAYFDWGGQLADHVLKPLHRGAPVDHRPAAWIDRRRPGSIIVPAGLDFVWVEGTGVLRDELSPWLDASIYLQGDLDDQDRLLLARDGDSPEQRAHVAGWLREELPFLLRERPWARATVVAAGPARMPYDPYTELVVASAPGRQADGATRGG; from the coding sequence GTGCCCGACGACGACACCGCCTCGATGCGCCTGCACCCGGGTGAGCCGGAGGCGACCGGCTGGCGGGTGACCCCGTTGGCCGCGATCGTCGACCGGCTGCGCGCGGCGTCACCGGGCGTCGGCGGCCGCCCGCGGGTGGTCGCGATCGACGGCCGGGGCGGCTCGGGCAAGACGACCCTGGCCGACCGTCTGGTCGCTGCCGTACCGGACTCGGCGGTGGTGCACACCGACGACATCGCCTGGCACCACGCCTACTTCGACTGGGGTGGCCAGCTCGCCGACCATGTGCTGAAACCGCTGCACCGGGGCGCGCCGGTCGATCACCGCCCGGCCGCCTGGATCGACCGCCGGCGACCGGGATCGATCATCGTGCCGGCCGGTCTGGACTTCGTCTGGGTGGAGGGCACCGGCGTCCTTCGCGACGAACTGTCGCCATGGCTGGACGCCTCGATCTACCTGCAGGGCGACCTCGACGATCAGGACCGGCTTCTGCTCGCCCGTGACGGAGACTCGCCCGAGCAGCGCGCACACGTGGCGGGCTGGCTGCGGGAGGAGCTGCCGTTCCTGCTGCGGGAACGACCGTGGGCACGGGCCACCGTGGTCGCCGCCGGTCCGGCACGGATGCCGTACGACCCGTACACCGAATTGGTCGTCGCCTCCGCACCCGGCCGACAGGCCGATGGCGCCACCCGCGGAGGGTGA
- a CDS encoding SEC-C metal-binding domain-containing protein, producing the protein MIEKLGGNDPCPCRSGRRFPPVLPRRRPV; encoded by the coding sequence CTGATCGAGAAACTGGGCGGGAACGACCCGTGCCCGTGCCGCTCCGGGCGGCGGTTTCCGCCGGTGCTGCCGAGGCGGCGGCCGGTATGA